A DNA window from Actinokineospora baliensis contains the following coding sequences:
- a CDS encoding HEAT repeat domain-containing protein: MALPVECQSELTSAARRLVEGLPATEEGALNAVLEALTGLRDFDAVEVIRAALLSRDTTQKEAYVSMLEDFGIDDGAEELRKVLRAGKEDSNRPDLAVTIRALHALRCEGAVEQVAEYVAHVNRSVRAIAAEFLYEFADGAVAGPVCAEQLAREPDPRVAETLADALARWGWTFD, from the coding sequence ATGGCTCTGCCGGTGGAGTGTCAATCTGAACTCACATCAGCCGCGCGCCGACTGGTCGAAGGCCTGCCGGCCACCGAAGAGGGCGCGTTGAACGCCGTGCTCGAAGCGTTGACAGGTTTGCGGGATTTCGATGCCGTGGAGGTCATCCGCGCGGCACTGCTCAGCCGTGACACGACGCAGAAAGAGGCGTACGTCTCGATGTTGGAAGACTTTGGTATCGACGATGGCGCCGAAGAGTTGCGTAAGGTCCTGCGGGCGGGAAAGGAAGATTCGAACCGGCCTGATCTCGCGGTCACGATCCGCGCCTTGCACGCCCTCCGCTGCGAAGGTGCGGTGGAGCAGGTCGCCGAGTACGTGGCGCACGTCAACCGCTCGGTGCGGGCAATCGCGGCGGAGTTCCTTTACGAGTTCGCAGACGGAGCCGTCGCGGGCCCGGTCTGTGCTGAGCAACTCGCCCGGGAACCCGATCCGCGCGTGGCGGAAACTCTCGCCGATGCCCTCGCCCGGTGGGGGTGGACCTTCGACTGA